A stretch of Myxococcus hansupus DNA encodes these proteins:
- a CDS encoding protein kinase domain-containing protein, which yields MLAPDSLVLDGRFRVLRPLGSGGMGEVYLGEQVSLGRKVAIKVLHHDLHAQAGMAERFKREARLLSAVEHPAVVRIVDFGESGDHACLVMEFVEGESLYDVLTPGPMPPGRGLPLLQQLAEGLAAIHDKGIIHRDLKPENVFISKSPRGEQARLLDFGIARLVEPDASSNVSQVGVVLGTPEYLSPEQAVGAKVDTRSDLYSFGVLTYRVLSGRLPFDGPLPRHFLSQHASAAPLPLDRAAPTLSRYVGLLSLVMRLLEKDPSKRPQSAHELADALAAAHSALSAFTPGLGTPTYVPPPGSGATPSSGTSVFGMGSVTGGTPGPTGTAAFAGNAPAPQPSSGTAAFGAASSNAPSNSMPLAAALRTGTASFGLKVSGSMAAVTGSGAPVVKPQNLTVMLTDIQGFTERTSRQTHEENARMLETHDRLLMPLVKEHDGRLVQKRGDALLVVFRSPTAGVLCGMAMQDRLWRHNQTVPEVDRLNVRVCLHAGEVLATTDTVMGEPMEVVETVEHVASAGEVTFTEAVNLARNRAEVVAEPCGTITLPGREEQLQLYRCQRASEGPPFGDRFASQGGRGNALAPLLARLKAVKLPEGGAALLRTRKREAMMVAGAVVLLVGGAAWLGQRSNPGTQAFAMLQDGKLDEALALLDGATAEEKELPSVRRARVAAHHLKGHHISERSALNNLKDDEIADVEELILDGLAEDYGKEQLNVLEKAMARLPKERVRARYEDLAEEPHSPRQWGALRYLEFAKAADGVNLVRAYSEALNTQDCGIRTLAANRLAGLGDADAITALERVTKLPKEKGVFGGKDCGHEAAALAIKSLKKKRD from the coding sequence GTGTTGGCTCCTGACTCCCTCGTCCTCGACGGTCGCTTCCGGGTTCTCCGTCCGCTGGGCTCAGGCGGTATGGGAGAGGTCTACCTGGGCGAACAGGTCTCCCTGGGCCGCAAGGTGGCCATCAAGGTCCTGCACCACGACCTCCACGCCCAGGCCGGCATGGCGGAGCGGTTCAAGCGCGAGGCCCGCCTCCTCTCCGCCGTGGAGCACCCCGCAGTGGTGCGCATCGTCGACTTCGGCGAGTCCGGCGACCACGCGTGCCTCGTCATGGAGTTCGTCGAGGGTGAGAGCCTGTACGACGTCCTCACCCCCGGCCCCATGCCCCCGGGCCGCGGGCTGCCGCTGCTCCAGCAGTTGGCGGAGGGCCTGGCCGCCATCCACGACAAGGGCATCATCCACCGCGACCTGAAGCCGGAGAACGTCTTCATCTCCAAGAGCCCCCGGGGCGAGCAGGCCCGGCTCCTGGACTTCGGCATCGCCCGGCTGGTGGAGCCAGACGCCTCCAGCAACGTCAGCCAGGTGGGCGTGGTGCTGGGGACCCCCGAGTACCTGTCACCGGAACAGGCCGTGGGCGCCAAGGTGGACACGCGCAGCGACCTGTACTCCTTCGGCGTGCTGACCTACCGCGTGCTGTCCGGGCGGCTGCCCTTCGACGGCCCCCTGCCGCGGCACTTCCTGTCGCAGCACGCCTCCGCCGCGCCGCTCCCGCTGGACCGCGCCGCCCCCACGCTGTCGCGCTACGTGGGGCTGCTGTCGCTGGTGATGCGCTTGTTGGAGAAGGACCCCAGCAAGCGCCCCCAGAGCGCGCACGAGCTGGCGGACGCGCTCGCCGCCGCGCACTCGGCCCTCTCCGCCTTCACCCCCGGCCTGGGCACGCCCACCTATGTCCCGCCGCCGGGCAGTGGCGCCACGCCCTCCTCCGGCACCTCCGTCTTCGGCATGGGGAGCGTGACGGGAGGCACCCCGGGCCCGACGGGCACGGCGGCCTTCGCGGGGAACGCCCCGGCGCCCCAGCCGAGCAGTGGCACGGCCGCGTTCGGCGCGGCCTCCAGCAACGCGCCTTCGAACTCCATGCCCCTGGCCGCCGCGCTGCGGACGGGGACCGCGTCCTTCGGGCTGAAGGTCTCCGGCAGCATGGCCGCCGTGACGGGTAGCGGCGCGCCGGTGGTGAAGCCGCAGAACCTCACGGTGATGCTCACCGACATCCAGGGGTTCACCGAGCGCACCAGCCGCCAGACGCACGAAGAGAACGCGCGGATGCTGGAGACGCACGACCGGCTGCTGATGCCCCTGGTGAAGGAGCACGACGGCCGGCTCGTCCAGAAGCGCGGTGACGCGTTGCTGGTGGTGTTCCGCTCCCCCACCGCGGGCGTGCTGTGTGGCATGGCCATGCAGGACCGCCTGTGGCGCCACAACCAGACGGTGCCCGAGGTGGACCGCCTCAACGTGCGCGTCTGTCTGCACGCGGGCGAGGTGCTCGCCACCACCGACACGGTGATGGGCGAGCCCATGGAAGTCGTCGAGACGGTGGAGCACGTCGCCAGCGCCGGCGAGGTCACCTTCACCGAAGCGGTGAACCTGGCGCGCAACCGCGCCGAGGTCGTCGCCGAGCCCTGCGGCACCATCACCCTGCCCGGCCGCGAGGAGCAGCTCCAGCTCTACCGCTGCCAGCGCGCCTCGGAGGGGCCGCCCTTCGGCGATCGCTTCGCCTCGCAGGGTGGCCGGGGGAACGCACTCGCGCCCCTCCTGGCGCGGCTCAAGGCCGTGAAGCTCCCCGAAGGCGGCGCCGCGCTCCTGCGCACCCGCAAGCGCGAAGCCATGATGGTCGCCGGCGCGGTGGTGTTGCTGGTGGGTGGCGCCGCGTGGCTGGGCCAGCGGAGCAACCCCGGCACCCAGGCCTTCGCCATGCTCCAGGACGGCAAGCTGGACGAAGCCCTGGCGCTGCTGGACGGCGCGACCGCCGAGGAGAAGGAGCTGCCCTCCGTGCGCCGCGCGCGCGTGGCCGCGCACCACCTCAAGGGCCACCACATCAGCGAGCGGTCCGCCCTCAACAACCTGAAGGACGACGAAATCGCGGACGTAGAGGAGCTGATTCTCGACGGGCTCGCGGAGGACTACGGCAAGGAGCAGCTCAACGTCCTGGAGAAGGCCATGGCGCGGCTCCCGAAGGAGCGCGTGCGCGCCCGCTACGAGGACCTGGCCGAGGAGCCCCACTCGCCGCGCCAGTGGGGCGCGCTGCGCTACCTGGAGTTCGCCAAGGCCGCGGACGGCGTGAATCTGGTCCGCGCCTACAGCGAGGCCCTCAACACCCAGGATTGCGGCATCCGAACCCTGGCCGCCAACCGGCTCGCGGGGCTGGGCGACGCGGACGCCATCACCGCCTTGGAGCGCGTCACCAAGCTGCCCAAGGAGAAGGGCGTGTTCGGGGGCAAGGACTGCGGCCACGAGGCCGCGGCCCTCGCCATCAAGTCGCTCAAGAAGAAGCGCGACTGA
- a CDS encoding CHAP domain-containing protein — translation MRPLMPLRLRLLSAMPLCALVGCATVKTRAPEPSGSAEAVVVTAPAARVDTVPVTAVEFGAPVPVEPQWVTAGVIEATLRAAEQVTGPASTSGRFWDVLLTPSQMASSIVQRSVQLVGMRTLRKVSRAVPDDCSGFVRLAYRSAGIDLVAHGFLSGENAVSAIFRRAVEVGSVHHQPPRPGDLVFFRETYDRNRDGRRNDGMTHIGVVEGVDSHGTVTFIHRGGRGVARGRLNLSFPARHQLEQGGPVVNDFIRPAAKGSRAYLAGELFAAFASPEKL, via the coding sequence ATGCGGCCCCTCATGCCGCTCCGCCTTCGACTGCTGTCCGCCATGCCCCTCTGCGCGCTCGTGGGGTGCGCCACCGTGAAGACGCGCGCCCCGGAGCCCAGCGGGAGCGCGGAGGCCGTGGTGGTGACCGCGCCCGCGGCCCGCGTCGACACGGTGCCGGTGACGGCGGTGGAATTCGGGGCGCCTGTTCCGGTGGAGCCCCAGTGGGTGACGGCGGGCGTCATCGAAGCCACGCTGCGCGCCGCCGAGCAGGTGACGGGCCCCGCGAGCACGTCCGGCCGGTTCTGGGACGTGCTGCTCACGCCGTCGCAGATGGCGAGCTCCATCGTCCAGCGCTCGGTGCAGCTCGTGGGCATGCGGACCCTGCGCAAGGTCAGTCGCGCGGTGCCGGATGACTGCTCTGGCTTCGTGCGCCTGGCGTACCGCTCCGCGGGCATCGACCTGGTGGCGCATGGTTTCCTGTCGGGAGAGAACGCCGTCTCCGCCATCTTCCGCCGCGCGGTGGAGGTGGGCTCCGTCCATCACCAGCCGCCGCGTCCGGGAGACCTCGTGTTCTTCCGCGAGACGTACGACCGCAACCGCGATGGCCGCCGCAATGATGGGATGACGCACATTGGTGTGGTGGAGGGCGTGGACTCACACGGCACCGTCACCTTCATCCACCGGGGTGGCAGGGGCGTGGCGCGTGGCCGCCTGAACCTGTCCTTCCCCGCGCGGCACCAACTGGAGCAGGGCGGGCCCGTGGTGAACGACTTCATTCGTCCCGCGGCGAAGGGCTCGCGTGCCTATCTCGCGGGAGAGTTGTTCGCGGCCTTCGCCTCGCCGGAGAAGCTGTAA